Sequence from the Helianthus annuus cultivar XRQ/B chromosome 13, HanXRQr2.0-SUNRISE, whole genome shotgun sequence genome:
ggacaaaaacagtaattaactcttaaaacTAAAACAAGAGAAGACTTGCCTCTCTAAATCAAAAAGAGTTCCTTCTTCGGTTCCCTGAAACAGCTCATCAATGGAAGAAGCTGCAGAACAGTATAAACAACAATGGTGGTTGTATAGTTCATCAATGAGTATGATAAATCTCCGTGcctgaaataataaaaaatagtaaCGTAATCAGAACACACTACAAGGTACTAGGATGTCAAATTAGTTATAGTTTGACCAAATTTAGTCAAAGCACCTTGTCACGAATCCGCATACTCATCATAGGAATGTCCGATACGAAAACCGTATGATAGTTCTTGGCCACGGCAATGTAATCCGCCGCCCCAACCTAAAAAAATGATGCTTACAGTCAATGAACTAATATATTACACGTATAAAACACGTTATATATGGAATTTTACCGGACGCCCACATAAATATTCAAATGTGAACTTTGCTACCCCGTTACAGCTTTCGGGAACTTCCAGTGTTCTACATAACGCATTAATCATTCAACATTAAGCTTCATAAACTGAAAAACTATTAGCATTAATGTAAAACATATTAACATACCTGCCAAACATTACCGAGACAGTTTCAGATACAACAGGTTCCCCAAGTTTTCTTACGGTTTCATCCCACACGTTCTCAAATTTCTTGGTTGCAATGCTGTTTAAAGGGTAAAAGTAGGTGACCTACGCATACAAAATCGAGTATAACCACCTCACGTACGAAACTGACATATTCAAAGCTGAAAATGATTCGGTAGATTAACGATAAACCTTAAGTTCTCACCAGGTTTACAGATCTTTGTGATAAAAGACGACGGTAATCAGTTTCACTTCCGATCAAAACAGTTTCACAATGGTCTTCTAATTTGTCAAGAAGCTTCAAGAAAATCTCCCATTGCATACCGTCCTAAATAAACGTGAGTCGTAATTACGAAGAACGATTTCTGGGTTTTATCTTACGTATATGCATGATTAAGATAACGATCATTGACCTTAAAAGTTAAAACTCACCTGATTCAAGTCACTTGGTGCTCTGTTACTGGTAGCAACAAGAACCGTTCCGGTACTTAACAATCGGCTTATAATCCCAGACAACGCCACAATCGCGAACACATCAACCGTCTGTAACAGAAATCGGTAAAGTACTGTCATTCATTATGTTTCAAGTTAAAAcattgagtaaaatgccattttcgtccctgaggtttggtcagttttgcgacttttgtccaaaggttattttttccgcatctggatccgaaaggttttgaaatcttgccattttcatccggatcgttaactccatccatttttctccattaagtcatgggtattttcgtcttttttgttaacttaacgggcaatttggtctttgaatacttgtacattatgctaaatgcttgtatataaagtgaaaaagaccgaaccaccctttaagttaacaaaaaatacGGAAATACCCCCGACTTAAGTGAGAAAAACGGATgtagttaacgagccggatgaaaatggcaagatttcaaatcttttggatccagatgcggaaaaacaaacctttggacgaaagtcgcaaaactgaccaaaccccagggacgaaaatggcattttttACTCTAAAACATTTATGCTACATATACGTAAAGATCTTGATTCTTGATCATTGCTTTACCTGGATTTCATCGAAACATAGAATACTGGCACCTCTTCGGTCGCTTTTCTGGTCAACAAGAAACTTATCCGCAACAGCCGGAAGAATATTTTTCATTTGCATATTCTCCTTATAGCTTTCTTCTGCAGCTATCCATTCCTTAACTTTAGTATCGAACGGAAGGCTTATTATCCAATTAGCAATGCTTGATTGCATCGACTTTTCTTGTACTTCATTCTTCCATACCTTATGCATACGCTCGTTAATCTCTAGCATAGCCTGCGAATACAGATacacaaacataaacataaacgtATAAAATACGATTTTTAACTTTTATACCACATGTTCAGTGTAAAAGGTTGAATTCGACACTTGCCTCATGAAAGTGAAATCGTCGTCGGTGTGTAACGATTCCTTTCGTGGCACTATAAAACATATCCATTAGCATCGTCTTGCCTACATTATTCAACTGTTTATAAGAACAATACAAGTAAAGTTGACTAAAATCAAAGGATTAGCAACGGTCAACAAGTCAACAGACCACTTCCGACATTCCCGTAAATGTATAATCCTTTAGGAGCTGGTGGAACAACGGGGCGTTTGCCAACTGCTAAATCCAACTTCTTTTCTCGGTTTAGATACGAAACCCATTTCCCGACTCCAGTTTCTACGTTCACAGGCTTTTTCCTGCATGAAATAAAGTATCATTaatcaaattaaacaagaaataAATCAAATTAACATAACGATTTATTGACTTACCGATCAAGCCATCTGCCCAAAAATCTATTATGTGACTTGTCAAACACTTCACTACGTTGCTGTTTACCCTCGG
This genomic interval carries:
- the LOC110898576 gene encoding AFG1-like ATPase — translated: MSRLISSFRSLGFASPHRTSSFRLTALRLYSDHPQPSTPNIIPGPLRQYKNLVKEGQLQFDPYQEKVALELDNLVQRLVQYEKEMEEYHVKLAKWEEDRENERRKLLLKEAEGKQQRSEVFDKSHNRFLGRWLDRKKPVNVETGVGKWVSYLNREKKLDLAVGKRPVVPPAPKGLYIYGNVGSGKTMLMDMFYSATKGIVTHRRRFHFHEAMLEINERMHKVWKNEVQEKSMQSSIANWIISLPFDTKVKEWIAAEESYKENMQMKNILPAVADKFLVDQKSDRRGASILCFDEIQTVDVFAIVALSGIISRLLSTGTVLVATSNRAPSDLNQDGMQWEIFLKLLDKLEDHCETVLIGSETDYRRLLSQRSVNLVTYFYPLNSIATKKFENVWDETVRKLGEPVVSETVSVMFGRTLEVPESCNGVAKFTFEYLCGRPVGAADYIAVAKNYHTVFVSDIPMMSMRIRDKARRFIILIDELYNHHCCLYCSAASSIDELFQGTEEGTLFDLESFQFETETEGSKLRRDVLAEGNIGSGGAPAGIISMLSGKEEMFAFRRAVSRLVEMQTPFYQEGARLYHPLFQADRNSFNTRNMKHATGLATNA